The Plasmodium chabaudi chabaudi strain AS genome assembly, chromosome: 4 nucleotide sequence ataaacttaaaatactcacttttttttattttaaacaaattctatattatttatgtattaagtataaaaaaaccaAAAACTCggacacaaaaaaaatatgaacggcaaggtaaaaaaaaaaatatattaattttatttccctATTTTACTAATTTTTATGCACACACAATTATTTTGTGCATGATTCTACAAAATTACgacatgtttttttttttttataaagttaaattttatatatacactcaaaaaaaaatatatatttctcattaataaacaaaatatacgTATATATGTGAATAAACACactatacatatatatattatatagtacatttattataaataagtgTAATAAGCATAAATTAACTTAGTTTCATTGAActtcaatatatatttaaattattttaaaaaaaatttaatttgaCTCTTGTAATTTGTTTGTTTaagtgtttttttttctttttgttttttttataacctGTCTACATATTTacacgaaaaaaatatataaatatatgatatatatatatattttttctgttCTTTctataatatgttttaataGACTTTAATAACTTATCATATAGTATGGGTTTTAATTTCGTGTCCGTTTGTCTAGTTTAAGCTTGaacattataaataatatattttttttttatttcttttatattgtttgtatatatttattattttacacataaaataaataatataaaagtatataatttatacagAGACCCATTTCCCatacaatttattttttataattttgttcaaATTATTCGCCAATCATATTTCATTTGATATAATCTTATTTTGTGCCATTCCGAATTATTTACTCCTTGCACACTTTTTgtcaaattaataattcatcCTTTATTTAAGGCCTGGGTAAATCtagccaaaaaaaaaaatttcttAATTTTCCATACAAAATGAAGAGCAATTGTGGAGAGGGATccacatataaaaatcaaggatataaattttgtgaAACTAGCAACTGTGCCACTAAATGTGTAGATCAAGATGGTCAGCAATACAATGCAATagacaatatatttttaaaagaatcGAGTAATGgcaatgaaaataattatttagaCAAAATCCCAGAAAATgcaaaaatgttaaaacCGCTAGTTCAAGAAAAAATCATTGAAGTAATGAAACCAGAAAtcgaagaaaaaattatagaagTTCCACAAGTtcaatatatagaaaaattagTAGAAGTACCCCATGTTATTTTACAAGAAAAACTTATACATGTACCTAAACCAGTTATACAtgaaagaattaaaaaatgtccAAAAACCATATTTcaagaaaaaattgttgAAGTAcctcaaataaaaatcgttgacaaaataatagaagTACCACAATATGTATAtcaagaaaaaataatacaagtACCAAAAGTAATGGTACAGGAACGAATTATACCAGTAccaaaaaaagtaataaaagaaaaaatcgTTGAAATACCTCAaattgaattaaaaaatattaatatagaaaaaattgaagaaGTACCTGAATATATTCCAGAAGTTGTTAAAAGAGATGTTCCATATACACAAATTATAGATAGACCATTTCATGTGGAAAAAATTGTAGAAGTACCACATGtacaacatatttatagaaatataGTTTCACCACAATATAGACATATTCCAAAACCTGTTGAAGTACCCATGGCACATTATAGAACTTTTCCTGTTGAAAAATTGGTAGATAGAAATGTACCTGTTCCAGTTGAAATTCAAATTGTCCAAGAATTTCTATGTCCTAAAATTGAAGCAagatataaagaaataccTGTACCTGTTCATGTTCAACGTATTATAGAGCATCCTATACCAAAAGATGCTATGAATAATCCACTCTTATTACCTTTATATTACCAAGAagacaattttaatatttcaaaaaatggtAATGCAAATGGTAGCAATACATCCCAAAACAATAAAAGCTGTTTTATGTTCAAttggaataaaaataataaccaAAAAACTTTGAAAGGTAGAAGCAACTCCG carries:
- a CDS encoding inner membrane complex protein 1e, putative, whose product is MKSNCGEGSTYKNQGYKFCETSNCATKCVDQDGQQYNAIDNIFLKESSNGNENNYLDKIPENAKMLKPLVQEKIIEVMKPEIEEKIIEVPQVQYIEKLVEVPHVILQEKLIHVPKPVIHERIKKCPKTIFQEKIVEVPQIKIVDKIIEVPQYVYQEKIIQVPKVMVQERIIPVPKKVIKEKIVEIPQIELKNINIEKIEEVPEYIPEVVKRDVPYTQIIDRPFHVEKIVEVPHVQHIYRNIVSPQYRHIPKPVEVPMAHYRTFPVEKLVDRNVPVPVEIQIVQEFLCPKIEARYKEIPVPVHVQRIIEHPIPKDAMNNPLLLPLYYQEDNFNISKNGNANGSNTSQNNKSCFMFNWNKNNNQKTLKGRSNSVELLLHNDNKNNEFFNINEANMNPNINFKNSINQFSGNQFRDINNIPMDANIMNMHALGPCQSINPIGNSNNQYNFINNPATMNYSSPNFNNQISYDANASLKISNSMNYPMANISLTKPYPVVSPIVPPVLNE